The Stenotrophomonas sp. ASS1 genome segment CTGCGGCTGCGTGCGCAGTTCGAACAAGGTCAGGTCGCGCACCAGGATCGCCAGCGCGGCATCGCCGAACTGGTAGATCTCCAGCTGCCCGGCTGGCAGCGAGGGCAGCAGCCGATGCACCTCGTCGGTGCTGTCGCGCTGCCACAGGCCGTTGTCCTGCAGCGGCCCGTAGCGCAGGCGCAGATCGCGCAGGTTGCCCATCTCGGCCACGATCAGGCAGGCCTTGCCGATGCCGTCGTTGTCGCGCCAGTAATGCTGCAGGCGTTCGCCAAGTGCACGCATGTTGGGCAGGCCACTGATCGGATCGATGCGCAGCCAGGCCTGTTCGCGCTGACGCTGTGCATCGATCTGCGCATCGTTGTAGACCAGCGCGAACACCGCGCCCAGCATCAGCAGCGATAGTGGCAGTGCCAGCAGGCGCTGGATTGCCAACTCCTCCACGGGCAGCTGATTGGCGCCGATGATTGCGACGCCCAGTGCCAGGCCCAACGCAGTGACGGCGATACGCACGCCCCAGGCCTGCAGGATCACGCGCAGCGAGAGCTCATTGAGCATGCGCGGGTGCAGGCGCCTGCGCAGCCAGACGCCGGCCAGCATCTGCAGCGTGGCCTCGAGGCCGGCCGGCAGGAAATACTGGGTGCCGGCAAACTGGTAGCGCGCCAGCAGGCTGGCGGCCAGGCAGGTCAGGCCGCCGCGCCAACCGCCCAGCAGGCCACTGACCAGCAGGATGTCGAAGCCGAGGTGCAGCTTGACCACACCCTGGGTGTAACGGGCCACGAACCAGGAATTGAACAGGTAGATCAGGCCCAGCGCCACGCCGACATACAGGCGACGGCCTTCAATGGCGTGCCCGGCGCGGCGGGTGGCGATCAGCAGCACGCCGATCATGCCGATCACCGCCGTGGCCTGCAGCAGGTACAGCGGCAGGCTGGGCAGGGCGCTGTCCAGGACCTGGGCCGAGACCCGTGAAAGCGCATCCATAGCAGGTTCCCGCCTGTGACCGACGGCCAGTGACGAGCAGCGTAGTCGCAGCAGGGCGCAGGTTCAATTGCACTGGCTGGGTTCGGGCAGGAGGTGGTCGGCCATGAAATCGACAAACGCGCGTACACGCGGCTGCTGATGGCGATGGCTTGGCCAGAGGGCCCAGAAGGTGCTGCGCTCGGTGCTCCATGGGTCCAGGACGCTGACGAGTTCACCGCGGTCCAGCGCATCACGCGTGGCGAAGTCGGGCAGGCACGCAATGCCATGGCCATCAATGGCCATGTGCAGGATCGTCTCAAGATGATTGGCGGTCATTGCGGTAGTCAGCCGTGGCTCAGTGCCTCCCTCATGCGTGGGCAGCGGCCAACGTTCGATCAGGCCGGTGCCGGGAAAGCGATGGAGAAGGCACGCGTGGCCGCTCAGATCCTCCGGGTGCTGTGGCGTGCCGCGCTTGGCGAAGTACGCAGGGGCGCCCACACAGAGCAGGCGGGCACTGCCGAGGTTGCGGCCGTGCAGCCTGGAGTCGGCGGGGTTGCCCGTGCGGACAACGGCGTCGAAGCCCTCCTCGATGACATCGACAAGACGGTCGCTGAAGTGCAGGTCGAGTTCAATGGCGGGAAAGCGGTGCGCAAAGGCCGATAGCACCGGCAGCATCAGTCCGCTGGCGAGTGGAAGACTGACCTTCAGGCGACCGCTGGGCGCGGCCTGGGCGTCGGTCAGCTCGCGCTCCGCTGCGGCGACCTCGGTCATGATGCGACGGCAGCGTTCAAGGAACTGCTCGCCTTCGGCAGTCAGGCTGACGCTGCGGGTATTGCGATTCAGCAGGCGGGCACCCAGGCGCTCTTCCAGCCGGGCGATGGTCTTGCTTGCCGCCGAAGGGGTGATGCCACGCTGTCGTGCTGCGGCCGCGAAGCTGCGTGCCTCGGCGACCAGAACGAAGAGGCTGAGACCGGCAAAGCTGTCCATGACGTGGCCATTGATGACGTTCATGTCATTAAAGCACGGACACAACGATGGATTTTTACGCGATAGCGTCGTCGATAGCATCAATGGGGTGGCGCCTGGCCACGCTGGAGCTTCATCGACATGTCTGTTGCCTCTGCTGAGACGGCCGGATCATCACGCTTTGGAGTGGTGCTGGCGGGCTGCCTGACGGCGCTCACCATTCCGTTGAGCATTGCCAGCCCCGCCGTGGGCATTCCCGCCATCCGCGCCGCGCTGGGTGGTTCGCCTGCGGCGTTGTCCTGGATCATCAACGCTTATCTGTTGACCTACGGCTGCACCACGCTGGTGGCCGGTGGGCTGGCCGATCTGCATGGCAGGCGCCGGATCTGGCTTCTGGGCGGCGCGTCGTTTGCGCTCGTCACCGGCCTGATCCCCTTGATGCCCGATGTGGCGTGGATCAATGCACTGCGACTGCTTCAGGGGATGGCGGCGTCGGCTGCGTTTGCCGGTGCGATGGCGTCGCTGGCGCAGGTGTTCGACGGCCAGGCGCGGGCCAGGGTGTTCAGCCTGATCGGCACCACCTTTGGTGCAGGAGCCGCAGGCGGTCCGCTGCTGGCAGGCGGATTGATCGATGCGCTGGGCTGGGAATGGGTGTTCTTCCTGCCTGCGTTGCTGGCCGCCCTGACCGTACCGTTGGTCGCCCTGTCATCCGTCGAATCGAAGAGCACCGGTTCGCCACGCCTGGATTGGCTGGGCGCCGTCACCTTCATGCTGGCGCTGGGGGCACTCACCTACGCCATGATCGTGCTGCCGGAACGCGGCCTGTTGCATCCGCAGACGCTGGTACTGCTGGCGCTCTCGATGGTGTTGCTGGCCGCGTTCATTGCCGTCGAGCGCTCCCATCGAACACCGCTGCTGGATCTCGGGCTGTTCCGCAACCGGCGCTTTGTCGGCGTGCAGATTCTCGCCGCTGCGCCTGCGTTCTCGTACGTCGTCCTTCTGGTGGTGCTGCCGGCGGGGTTCATCGGTGTTGAAGGGCTGCGGCCCACCGAAGCTGGACTGGCGATGGCAGCACTGTCTGCACCCTTGCTGGTTGTTCCCCTGGTTGCGGGTCACCTGCTGCGCTGGATTCCGGCGCGGACGCTGTGTTGTGCGGGCCTGTTGATCGGCGCGCTTGGGCTGGCATGGCTGGCGCAGGTGTTCCAGCTACCTTCTGTGCGCTGGATGCCGATGCTGGTCATCGGGATCGGCATCGGTCTGCCTTGGGGGATCATGGATGGCCTGGCGGTCAGCGTGGTTGGCAAAGAGCAGGCAGGCATGGCCGCGGGCATCTTCAACGCAATGCGACTGGCAGGCGATTCCATTGCCCTCGCGCTTGTCGGCATCATGCTCTCATCCCGCATTGGTGGGAGTATGGCGCTTGAGGCCAGCGTCGTGGCCCGTGCCGCCGTGCACAGGCTGTCCATGGGCGACCTTGGCGGAGCGGTGGAGGCATTGCCCGGCGTTTCGAGAACGGCGCTGGCCCAGGCATACATGGAGGCCGTCCGTGGCCAGCTGTTTGTCCTGGCGATGGCGACCGTGCTGACCGCCATCGTGCTCGGGTACCTGTTGCGCGAAGAGGTCGAGCCTGGCCTGCGCAGAGTCGGTCAGTAGCGCGGGTCGGCGATGGCCGGCAGCACCAGTTCGCGCACGAAGCCGGACGGTGACAGCCGCAGCAACGCGCGCACCATCGCAACGACGTCGTGCACCGGCACCAGCTCGCCGTCGCCGCGCGCTGCGGCCTCGGCCACCGGCACTGAAAGTGCATCGTCGGTGTTGAGGTAGCCCAGCTGCAGGCTGGTCACCGCCAGGCGGCGATCGCGGAAGCCCTCGCGCAGTGCATCGGCGATGCCGTTGAGCGCGAACTTGGATGCGCCGAACGCCACTTCCGGGCGGCCGCTGCGTGGCAGTGCCGAGGTCGAGCCGGTCAGCACCAGCTGCGGGCGTGGCGCGCCCAGCACCCGCGGCAGCAGGCGCTGCAGCAGCACCAGGGTGGCGGTGATGTTGACGTCGACCAGTTGGGTGAGCGCGGCATCGGTTTCGTCGAGGAAGGCGTACTCGTCGCTGAAGGCGGTCTGTTCCCAGATGCCCAGGTTGTGGATCAGCACATCCAGATCGGCAGGTGCCTGTGCTGCGATGTGGTCGGCAGCCACGGTCGGCTGGGACAGATCGGCTTCGATCCACTGCAGGGTGACGCCCTCGGGGCATTTAATATCGCGCGGTCGGTTGCGTGAAACGCCGATGACGGTGTCGCCTGCACTGCACAGGCCTTCCACGAACGCCCGACCGAGGCCCCTGCTGGCGCCGATGACCATCAATTTCATGTTGCTTCCTTGTTGTACTGCGGCGGCCTCAGTCGGCAGCCAGAATGGTGTCCCAGTCGGCGAACGCGCGCAGGCCGCTGTGCTCGGCGGTAATGATCGAGGCGGTGTTGTCGAGCTGGCAACGGTACTGAGGCTGCAGCCCGGCCGCCTGCGCGGACACGGCCATGGCGTGTACCAGCTGGCGCGCGTGCCCGCGACCGCGGGCCTCGGGCAGGGTCAGCACGCCCATGTCGGCGAGGGCTGGATCCAGGCTCCACGGGTACATGCTTCCCGCGGTAACCAGCCGCTCGCCATCGAAGGCGCCGAACACCTGCCAGTGGTCCAGCTCGACCCAGGCGGCATCCAGATCCTCCTCGCTCGCGCTGGCCTGGAACCCGTCGAACGCGGCTGCGTCGGCCGGGCCAAGACGGCGGATATGTGGCGGTGCAGGGCGCTCGGCCAGGGCCGCAAGTTCTGCGGCGGGGAAGTAGAAGACGCGATCCGCGCCATGCGTGCGCTGGCCGAGCTGCTGCAGGCGCAGTTGCAACTGCGGGAGCGTCCAGTGCGGCTGCGCGTGCAGTTGCAGGCGAGCGGCCAGGGCCGGGCGCAGCAGTGCGCGCGCGGGGCCCACGACCGGCTGCAGCAGCATGCCGTCCTCGCCCTCATCGAAATCATCGCTGCACGCCAACTGCAGCAGTGGATCATCCTGCAGCATGCGCTGCCCGGAGAACACGCTGCGCCAGGTCGCATCGATCAACGGGGCAAACACATCATCCATGACCGGTGTCTCGCTCAGTGCCGGGGCAGGTCCACCTGCAGGCCGGCGGCCTTCCATTCGGGGTAACCGGCGGCGAGCCGCTGCGCGGTCAGTCCGGCCTCGCGCAGCATCGCCACCGCATCGTTGGACAGCACGCAGTAGGGACCGCGGCAGTACGCGACAATGTGGACGGCACGCGGCAGTTCGTCCATCCGTGCACGCAGTTCCGTAACGGGAATGTTCAGCGCGCCGGGCAGGTGTCCCAGATCGAATTCCTCACGCGGCCGCACATCCAGCAGCACCACGCTGCTGCGTTGTTCCAGCAACTGCTCGACAGTCAGGCCTTCCAGAGCATCGCGGCGCTGCAGGCTGTCGTGGATCACGCCGTGCATCTCGCTGCGCTGGTGGTCGGCATAGTCGCGCAGCGCGGCCAGCAGGTTGCCCAGCGGGCCATCACCACTGCGGTAGAGGATGCGCTTGCCATCGCGTCGGGTCTGAACCAGGCCGGCACGGCGCAGCTGCTGCAGATGCTGGGAGGTATTGGCCACCGACAGCCCGGTCAGTTCGGCCAGGCGCTCCACTGCGCGTTCGCCCTGGGCGATGTGCTCCAGCAGGGCCAGGCGATGGGCATGGCCGAGCGTGCGGGCGATTTCGGCCAAGGCTTCCAGCGGTGAGAGCGGTGGCTCTGTTGCAGCGTTCATGCGGCGGACGCTAGCATCGCTCTATCATTCAAGCAAATAATTGAAGGTGTGCGATATGGCTGGCCTGGCGACATTCGTGATGGATTCGGTGGTAGTCGGCGTGGGAGCGACCGCTGTGATGGACCTGTGGGCGCTGGTGCAGCGGCGGCTGCTCGGCATTCCCTCGCTGGATTTCGCGATGGTGGGCCGCTGGCTGGGGCATCTGCCGCGCGGGCGCTTCCGCCACGATGGCATCGGCCGCTCGGCAGCGGTCAGTGGCGAGCGCGCGCTGGGCTGGACCGCGCATTACGTGATCGGTGTGGTCTTCGCCGCGTTGCTGCTGGCCGTGGTGGGGAACGGTTGGGTGCAGGCGCCGACACTGTGGCCGGCGCTGGCCTTCGGCATCCTCAGCGTCGCCGCACCGTTCCTCATCCTGCAGCCGGGCATGGGCGCGGGCATTGCCGCTTCAAAGACCCCGGCGCCGGGCAAGGCGCGCCTGCGCAGCCTGGTGGCGCACAGTGTGTTCGGCCTGGGCATGTACCTTTCCGCGTTGTTGTTGGCTGCGGTCCATGCAGGATGAGCGAGAATCCGTGGGGTCACCGGCAACAGGAACACCTCGGCATGGAAGCACCCGAATCCATCACTGATGACATGCCTCTGCCGTGTGCGTGGCAGGAGGCGTTGGCCGATGCGCGCATCGAGCGGCAATCGATCGGTGTGTCGCGTGCGGATGTTGCCCGCGTGCATCGGCCGGGCCAGGCCGATGCCTTCCTGAAGTCGGAAGTGATCGACGCCTTCAGTGAGCTGGGCGATGAAATCGCGCGCCTGCGTTGGCTGCAGGCACAGGGACAGTCGGTGCCAACGGTGATTGCCACTGCCGAAGAGGCGGGCCGGCGCTGGTTGCTGATGAGCGCGCTGCCTGGCCGCGACCTGGCCTCGTCGCCGGAGCTCGCGCCGCAGCAGCTGGTGGAGCTGCTGGCCGACGGGCTACGCGGGCTGCATGCGTTGCCGGTGGCAGCCTGTCCGTTCGACCAGCGACTGGCGTCGCGCGTGCAGGTCGCGCAGGCCCGCGTTGAAGCGGGCCTGGTGGATGCCGATGATTTCGATGACGAACGCCTGGGCCAGAGTCCGCAGCAGGTCTTCGCCGAACTGTGCAGCACCCAGCCCGACCATGAAGACCTGGTGGTCAGCCACGGAGACGCCTGCCTGCCGAACCTGATGGCGGTCGAGGGCCGCTTCAGTGGCTTCATCGACTGTGGCCGGCTGGGTGTGGCCGACCGCTACCAGGACCTGGCGCTGGCCGCGCGCAGCCTGGTCCACAACTTCGGCGACACGCGTTGGGTCGCGCCGTTGTTCCAACGCTACGGCGCGGTGGCCGACGAGCGCCGGCTGGCGTTCTACCGGTTGCTCGACGAGTTCTTCTGAGCCCGCGCATGGCTGGCGATGGCCGCGCAGATCAGGCCACCGACCACGCTCAGGTGCTCCAACGCGAAGAACAGGGCCAGTTGCTGTTCGGCACCGTGCTTGTTCCAGAAGGTATGCACGATGACGATGGTCAGCAGCATGAACACCGCCAGCGCGCCGCTGCCCAGCCAGAGCAGGCGATCGAGCAGCAGGCACAGTGCGCCGCCCAGCAGCACCACGGCGCTGGCGATGTTGAACAGCACAGGTGGTTGCAATCCGGCGGCCTGCATTTCGGCCACGCTGTTGTCCCACGCCAGCAGCTTGGCCAGGCCCGAGGACAGGAACACCACGGCCAGCAACAGCCGCGCGAGGAACCACAGCACGCGGCTGTCGAGCAGGGTGGTGATCATCCGTGGCATGCAGGAACTCCGGGTTGAGCGTGGGACAGGCCACGCAGCATCGGGCCTCAACCGCAGTTGAGGTCAAGGCTGGCTGAACGGAGCCCGACGTCGGCCGGATCGTCAGCTTCTAATTGGACGAACGTTCGTTCACTATTTGCGCCATGAACCGAGCCGACCGCAACGAGCAACGCATCGCACAGATCCTGCAGGCCGCCTTGCAGTGCTTCCTCGTGAAGGGATTCCACCAGACCAGCATGCGTGACATCGCGCAGGCGGCCGGCGTCAGCCTGGGCAATCTCTACAACCACTTCCCGGGCAAGGAAGCGATCATCCTTGCGGTGGCGGTGGCCGAGAGCGAAGAACTGGCACCGTTGCTGCAGCGACTGGCCGCGTCCGATGGCGAACGCACACAGGTGATGGCCTTCCTGCAGGACTTCCATGCGCTGTGCCGGCAGCCGGAGTGGGCAACACTTGCAGTGGAGGTGCTGGCCGAGAGTGCACGCAATCCGGCCGTCGCCGAGGCCTTCGCGGCCAATCGCAGGCAATTGCAGGCGACGCTGGCCGAAGCCCTGCAGCAGATGGCACAGCGCGAACGTCGGCGTCCCGTACTGGCGCCGGCACTGCAGGCGCAGGTGCTGCTGGATGCCATCGAAAGCGATGCGCTGCGTCGGGGGCTGGGCGAAGCCGAGGGCGCCGATGAAGCATCGCTGGATCTTGGCCTGCTCGCGCTGCTGCTCGGGGCACGCGCATGAGCGTCGTGGACCGGCGGCTGCACGGACTGGACCTGGCCCGCTACCTGGCACTGGCCGGCATGGTGCTGGTGAATTTCCGTCTGGCGATGGCTGTGCCGGCAGAGGGTGAGGGTTGGCTGGCAGGGTTCTTCCATCTGCTGGAAGGCAAGGCTTCGGCGACGTTCGTTACGCTGGCCGGCTTGGGCCTGGTGCTGGCCACGCAGCGGCAAGGGTGGTGGCCGGCCAGCGTGCAGACCTGGAGGCGCGCGCTGTTCCTGATGGTGCTGGGCCTGCTCAACCTGACCCTGTTCCCGGCCGATATCCTGCACTACTACGCGGTGTATTTCGCGTTGGCAGTGCTGTGGCTGCGTGCCTCGCCGCGGGTGTTGCTGGCCAGCATCGTGGGCCTGGCGGCCTGTTCGTTCTGGGCGTTGCTGCACTGGGACTACAGCCAGGGATGGAACTGGCAGACGCTGGAATACACCGGTCTGTGGCAATGGCCGGGCGCGGCCCGCAACCTGCTGTTCAATGGCTTCCACCCGTTGATGCCGTGGCTGTGCTTCTTCCTGCTGGGCATGCTGCTGGCGCGCCTTCAGTTGTCGCAGCCGCGGGTGCAGCATGCATTGCTGGTGCTGGGGCTGCTGCTTATCGGCGCCGGTCATGGCGTGCAGCATCTTGCGCACGGAACGCCCTGGCAGGCGTGGCTGGGAACGCAGCCGATGCCGCCGGGACCCGCCTACGTGCTTACTGGTGCGGGCGCGGCCTGCAGTGTCATCGCCGCCTGCCTGTGGCTGACGCGTGTACGCCCGGGCGACTGGCTGGAGCCGTTCACCGCGGCCGGGCGCATGACCCTGACCCTGTATGTGGGTCACATCCTGCTGGGCATGGGCACGCTGGAAAGCCTGGGCCTGCTTGATGGCAGTGCCTCGCTCGCGTCGGTGCTGTTGTGGGCGCTGCTGTTCCTGATGCTGGCGACCGCTGCGGCGTGGCTGTGGTCATGGCAGTTCGCGCGCGGTCCACTGGAGGCGGTGATGCGCCGTATTGCAGGCTAGTTCTCTGGTCGTGCCGACGCGATGTTGTGACGGACATGTCTGTGTCGTGGCGAGCGCATCTGCGATAGTGGTGGCAGGTAACACTTTCCGCTTGCATCCATGTCATTCGCTTCGGCGCAGCATCTCGGCGAAGTCCTGCAACAATCCTATGGCATCACCCCCACCGCCGTGGTGCCACGCCCGGTGGGCGCCGACGCCAATGCCAGCGTGTATCGCGTCGATGCGCGGCACGGGCAGTGGTGGTTGAAATGCCGCACCTACCAGGTCGACCCATCGGTGTGGGACAGCCTGCACTGGATGCGCGGCACGTTGGGTATCGATGAGATCGTCGCGCCGTGGCCGGCACTGACCGGTGGTGCGTCGGTACAGCGCTGGGGATTGCAGTTCACCCTGTTCCCTTATGTGGAAGGCCAGTCCGGGTTCGAGGCGGCGTTGAGCCGCACGCAGTGGAAACGGCTGGGTGAGGTGCTGCGGCGCCTGCACGGCGCGCAGCTGCCAGCGGAACTACAGCAGGCGCTGCCGATCGTCCGGCTGGAAACCGCGGCGCTGGAGACCGTCGGGCAGTGGTTGGCCGGCGAGGGCCTGGCGGCCGCGAAGGACGGGCTGGGCCGCGCATTCGTTTCGGTATGGGACCAGCAGCATGCGCGCATCGCGGCGCTGCATTCACAGGCACGGGAACTGCTCGCGGCCTTGCAGGACGTACCGGTAGACCTGCATCTGTGCCACACCGATCTGCATGCCGGCAACCTGCTGATGGGCAATGACGGTGGGCTGCACCTGATCGATTGGGATGGCCTGTCGCTGGCACCGCGCGAGCGCGACCTGATGTTCATCGGTGCGGCGGTTGGCGGGCGCTGGGGGCGCGAGAATCCGCTGGGCTTCGAGGACGGCTACGGCAGCGACCGTGGCGACCCGCGCTGGATCGCCTGGTACCGGCACTGGCGCATCCTGCAGGACCTGATCGAGTTCCAGCAGGTGCTGCTGGGCAGCGATGGTGAGGAGCGCTCGCCGCAACTGCGCCGGCAGTCGCTGCATTACCTGGGCGAGCAGTTCGCGCCGGGCAATGTGTTCGATGCGGCGGAGCGGGTGTATCGCGCGTTGTAAATGCACGTCACCTGCCATGGGTGAACCGTCGCGCTTCGCGCGATGAGTCGAGCATGGCTCGACTCTACAGTTACGCTCGGCAGCTCTTTGTGCCGCCATCGTTGATCGGGCGGACAGGAATCATCCGCGCATGGCGCGGATCTACTCGGCGGGCTTGGCTGCCGCCGAGGCCGCTGCGCTTGCGGCGCGGCGCGACAGCACGGCCTCGCGATGGGCGATGTAGGCGTTGGCGGCGAGGATGATGCCGGCACCGATGATGGTCCAGCGGTCCACCGTTTCGTTGAACAGCAGCCAGCCGAACAGCGTCACCAGTGGCAGTTGCAGGAAGCTGATCGGGGTCAGTGCCGAGACTTCGCCCAGGCGCAGCGCACGCGTCCACAGCAGCTGGCCGATGGTGCCGAGCACGCCGGTGGCCAGCAGCCACAGCCACGCCACGCCGGTCGGCCAGACCCAGACGAACACTGCCGGGATCAGCGACAGCGGCACCCAGAACACGTAGGTATAGAGCACCACGGTGTCGGCGCTGTCGATGCGGGTCAGCTGCTTGATCTGGATCGCCACCAGCGAACTCAGCACGGCAGCGGCCACCGCGACCAGACTGCCAGCGGTGAAACCGGCGGTGCCGGGACGCACGATCACCAGTACACCGATGAAGCCGACGACGACGGCGGCCCAGCGGCGCACGCGCACGGTCTCGCCCAGCCACAGCACGGCGGCGATGGTGACGAACAGCGGCGTGGAGTAGGAGAGCGACACCGCCTGCGCCAGTGGCAGGTGGCCCAGTGCCCAGAAGGCGCACAGCATCGAACCCAGGCCGATCGCACTGCGCACGAAGTAGCGCGGCAGCTGCTGGGTCTTCAGCGGCGCGTGGCCTGGCCGCAGCAGCATCGGCAGCAGTGCCAGCAGGCCGAAGGCATTGCGGAAGAACGCCACTTCCTGGGTGGGCACGTAGCGCGTGGCATAGCGGATCGCCACGGCCATCAGGCCGAAGGCCATCGTGCTGCCGAGCATCAGCAGCGCCGCCCGCATCGGGGTGGCGCTGGGGGAGAGGGCGGGGGTGTTCACCACTGTGCGCCGAGCAGGCGGGGCTCCGGTTCGATTGGCACGCCGAACTTCTCCAGCACGGAAGCAGAGATGCGTCGCGCCAGCGCCAGCAGTTCAGCGCCGGTGGCGTTGCCGTGGTTGACCAGCACCAGTGCGTGGCTCGGCGCAACGCCGGCATCGCCTTCGCGGAAGCCCTTCCAGCCGCAGGACTCGATCATCCAGGCCGCCGAGACCTTGCGCTTGCCGTCCTGGTCGGACGGGAACACCGGCAGCTCGGGGAAGTGCTGCAGCAGCACGTCGACCTGTTCCAGCGGCAGCACCGGGTTCTTGAAGAAGCTGCCGGCGTTGCCCAGTACATCCGGGTCGGGCAGCTTGCGG includes the following:
- a CDS encoding MFS transporter; translated protein: MSVASAETAGSSRFGVVLAGCLTALTIPLSIASPAVGIPAIRAALGGSPAALSWIINAYLLTYGCTTLVAGGLADLHGRRRIWLLGGASFALVTGLIPLMPDVAWINALRLLQGMAASAAFAGAMASLAQVFDGQARARVFSLIGTTFGAGAAGGPLLAGGLIDALGWEWVFFLPALLAALTVPLVALSSVESKSTGSPRLDWLGAVTFMLALGALTYAMIVLPERGLLHPQTLVLLALSMVLLAAFIAVERSHRTPLLDLGLFRNRRFVGVQILAAAPAFSYVVLLVVLPAGFIGVEGLRPTEAGLAMAALSAPLLVVPLVAGHLLRWIPARTLCCAGLLIGALGLAWLAQVFQLPSVRWMPMLVIGIGIGLPWGIMDGLAVSVVGKEQAGMAAGIFNAMRLAGDSIALALVGIMLSSRIGGSMALEASVVARAAVHRLSMGDLGGAVEALPGVSRTALAQAYMEAVRGQLFVLAMATVLTAIVLGYLLREEVEPGLRRVGQ
- a CDS encoding SDR family oxidoreductase, encoding MKLMVIGASRGLGRAFVEGLCSAGDTVIGVSRNRPRDIKCPEGVTLQWIEADLSQPTVAADHIAAQAPADLDVLIHNLGIWEQTAFSDEYAFLDETDAALTQLVDVNITATLVLLQRLLPRVLGAPRPQLVLTGSTSALPRSGRPEVAFGASKFALNGIADALREGFRDRRLAVTSLQLGYLNTDDALSVPVAEAAARGDGELVPVHDVVAMVRALLRLSPSGFVRELVLPAIADPRY
- a CDS encoding TetR/AcrR family transcriptional regulator; the protein is MNRADRNEQRIAQILQAALQCFLVKGFHQTSMRDIAQAAGVSLGNLYNHFPGKEAIILAVAVAESEELAPLLQRLAASDGERTQVMAFLQDFHALCRQPEWATLAVEVLAESARNPAVAEAFAANRRQLQATLAEALQQMAQRERRRPVLAPALQAQVLLDAIESDALRRGLGEAEGADEASLDLGLLALLLGARA
- a CDS encoding DUF2938 domain-containing protein encodes the protein MAGLATFVMDSVVVGVGATAVMDLWALVQRRLLGIPSLDFAMVGRWLGHLPRGRFRHDGIGRSAAVSGERALGWTAHYVIGVVFAALLLAVVGNGWVQAPTLWPALAFGILSVAAPFLILQPGMGAGIAASKTPAPGKARLRSLVAHSVFGLGMYLSALLLAAVHAG
- a CDS encoding heparan-alpha-glucosaminide N-acetyltransferase domain-containing protein — protein: MSVVDRRLHGLDLARYLALAGMVLVNFRLAMAVPAEGEGWLAGFFHLLEGKASATFVTLAGLGLVLATQRQGWWPASVQTWRRALFLMVLGLLNLTLFPADILHYYAVYFALAVLWLRASPRVLLASIVGLAACSFWALLHWDYSQGWNWQTLEYTGLWQWPGAARNLLFNGFHPLMPWLCFFLLGMLLARLQLSQPRVQHALLVLGLLLIGAGHGVQHLAHGTPWQAWLGTQPMPPGPAYVLTGAGAACSVIAACLWLTRVRPGDWLEPFTAAGRMTLTLYVGHILLGMGTLESLGLLDGSASLASVLLWALLFLMLATAAAWLWSWQFARGPLEAVMRRIAG
- a CDS encoding GNAT family N-acetyltransferase; this encodes MDDVFAPLIDATWRSVFSGQRMLQDDPLLQLACSDDFDEGEDGMLLQPVVGPARALLRPALAARLQLHAQPHWTLPQLQLRLQQLGQRTHGADRVFYFPAAELAALAERPAPPHIRRLGPADAAAFDGFQASASEEDLDAAWVELDHWQVFGAFDGERLVTAGSMYPWSLDPALADMGVLTLPEARGRGHARQLVHAMAVSAQAAGLQPQYRCQLDNTASIITAEHSGLRAFADWDTILAAD
- a CDS encoding DoxX family protein; amino-acid sequence: MPRMITTLLDSRVLWFLARLLLAVVFLSSGLAKLLAWDNSVAEMQAAGLQPPVLFNIASAVVLLGGALCLLLDRLLWLGSGALAVFMLLTIVIVHTFWNKHGAEQQLALFFALEHLSVVGGLICAAIASHARAQKNSSSNR
- a CDS encoding metalloregulator ArsR/SmtB family transcription factor, coding for MNAATEPPLSPLEALAEIARTLGHAHRLALLEHIAQGERAVERLAELTGLSVANTSQHLQQLRRAGLVQTRRDGKRILYRSGDGPLGNLLAALRDYADHQRSEMHGVIHDSLQRRDALEGLTVEQLLEQRSSVVLLDVRPREEFDLGHLPGALNIPVTELRARMDELPRAVHIVAYCRGPYCVLSNDAVAMLREAGLTAQRLAAGYPEWKAAGLQVDLPRH
- a CDS encoding APH(3')-II family aminoglycoside O-phosphotransferase, coding for MEAPESITDDMPLPCAWQEALADARIERQSIGVSRADVARVHRPGQADAFLKSEVIDAFSELGDEIARLRWLQAQGQSVPTVIATAEEAGRRWLLMSALPGRDLASSPELAPQQLVELLADGLRGLHALPVAACPFDQRLASRVQVAQARVEAGLVDADDFDDERLGQSPQQVFAELCSTQPDHEDLVVSHGDACLPNLMAVEGRFSGFIDCGRLGVADRYQDLALAARSLVHNFGDTRWVAPLFQRYGAVADERRLAFYRLLDEFF
- a CDS encoding LysR substrate-binding domain-containing protein, with translation MDSFAGLSLFVLVAEARSFAAAARQRGITPSAASKTIARLEERLGARLLNRNTRSVSLTAEGEQFLERCRRIMTEVAAAERELTDAQAAPSGRLKVSLPLASGLMLPVLSAFAHRFPAIELDLHFSDRLVDVIEEGFDAVVRTGNPADSRLHGRNLGSARLLCVGAPAYFAKRGTPQHPEDLSGHACLLHRFPGTGLIERWPLPTHEGGTEPRLTTAMTANHLETILHMAIDGHGIACLPDFATRDALDRGELVSVLDPWSTERSTFWALWPSHRHQQPRVRAFVDFMADHLLPEPSQCN
- a CDS encoding EAL domain-containing protein, with product MDALSRVSAQVLDSALPSLPLYLLQATAVIGMIGVLLIATRRAGHAIEGRRLYVGVALGLIYLFNSWFVARYTQGVVKLHLGFDILLVSGLLGGWRGGLTCLAASLLARYQFAGTQYFLPAGLEATLQMLAGVWLRRRLHPRMLNELSLRVILQAWGVRIAVTALGLALGVAIIGANQLPVEELAIQRLLALPLSLLMLGAVFALVYNDAQIDAQRQREQAWLRIDPISGLPNMRALGERLQHYWRDNDGIGKACLIVAEMGNLRDLRLRYGPLQDNGLWQRDSTDEVHRLLPSLPAGQLEIYQFGDAALAILVRDLTLFELRTQPQITELASNLADRVGRDWPGFRPLFRCAVVELKPPSDADEGHLPFRAITVALSAIESGVVFFDDPIQRDSEIDALIEVALERWLQQGDAPLCYQPKHRLQDRQLVGAEALLRMRDGEGRLIAPMRVISLLRRQGRLAELEWATLQSAIHFLQQCRRDGSQLKIAVNVSAESLRLPDFGLRLQELLALHDVPGVMLRLEIVEWTEIVERDVVDANIAQLLAAEVTLSLDDFGAGYSTLILLSQLAIAEVKIEQALIATLSDAKSQSIVRFIVEVAHRCGAIVVAEGTETLAQEQQLRALGVDVGQGYLYSAALPADEFRRFAAS